The Streptomyces cyaneogriseus subsp. noncyanogenus region CTCCTGCGCGGCCGGCTGGGGCATGATGGCCGCCCGCCGCGTCGGCTACGCCTGGCCCGGCCTGCCCCAGCGGGGCTCGGGCCGCCGCCCTGACTGGCGGGTGATCCTCGCGTACGTCGTCGCGGTCGCCGCCGTCGTCGTGCTGGCCGTGTGGCGCGTGGCCCGCCTGCGCGGCTGACCACCGCACCCGGCCCTCGGGCGCCGAGTCCGCCGGGCCGGTGCCGTGCCCGCGCTGTCGTGCCCACCCCGTACGATCGAGGGATGAGCACGCGGATCGCCTTCCTCAAGGGGCACGGCACCGAGAACGACTTCGTGATCGTCCCGGACCCGGAGAACGCCGTCGACCTGTCCCCGGCCGCCGTCGCCGCCCTGTGCGACCGCCGCGCGGGCATCGGCGGCGACGGGGTGCTGCACGTGGTGCGGTCCGCCGCGCACCCCGAGGCCGCCCACCTGGCGGCCGAGGCGGAATGGTTCATGGACTACCGCAACGGCGACGGTTCCGTCGCCGAGATGTGCGGCAACGGCGTGCGCGTCTTCGCCCGCTACCTCCAGCACGCCGGACACGTGACCGAGGGCGAGCTCGCGGTCGCCACGCGCGGGGGCGTGAAGACCGTGCGCCTCGCCAAGGACGGCGACGTCACCGTCGGCATGGGCCGGGCGGCCCTGCCCGAGGGAGACGTCACGGTGAGCGTGGGCGAGCGG contains the following coding sequences:
- the dapF gene encoding diaminopimelate epimerase; protein product: MSTRIAFLKGHGTENDFVIVPDPENAVDLSPAAVAALCDRRAGIGGDGVLHVVRSAAHPEAAHLAAEAEWFMDYRNGDGSVAEMCGNGVRVFARYLQHAGHVTEGELAVATRGGVKTVRLAKDGDVTVGMGRAALPEGDVTVSVGERSWPARNVNMGNPHAVAFVDDLAHAGDLLSPPPCEPAAAYPDGVNVEFVVDRGPGHVAMRVHERGSGETRSCGTGACAVAVAAARRDGADPAVTGTPATYTVDVPGGTLVITERPDGEIEMTGPAVIVAEGEIDPEWLDAAVRRRS